From one Anopheles cruzii chromosome 3, idAnoCruzAS_RS32_06, whole genome shotgun sequence genomic stretch:
- the LOC128272906 gene encoding uncharacterized protein LOC128272906: MDNLRNLFGQVSAMTSMKSSTASPSYSSGTAGSNRSGSVSGSGSSGRSSNDTMKPRKTADRDSYYYIMWRS; this comes from the exons ATGGATAACTTGAGAAATTTGTTCGGGCAAGTGTCTGCCATGACGTCAATGAAATCATCAACGGCGAGCCCCTCGTACTCGTCGGGCACGGCGGGAAGCAATAGGTCCGGTTCCGTCTCGGGCTCCGGCTCcagcggcaggagcagcaacgaCACGATGAAACCACGTAAAACGGCCGACCGGGACAGTTACTACTACATCAT GTGGCGTTCTTAG
- the LOC128273068 gene encoding actin-like protein 6B, with the protein MSASGMLYGGDEIGALVFDPGHHSLRVGYAQEDTPKAEIPAVVGVGPADPVMNSDLETKADNNIGSSKLDANKYYVDTTLVNVARPNMEIQSYMKDGMIENWDLFEKVLDHTYAKVVQSESVYHPVLFSEAAWNVRNNRERLTELMFEKYNVPAFFLVKNAVLAAFANGRATALVVDSGATHTSAVPVHEGYVLSQAVVKSPLGGDYLSLQCRHYLEGQNIDLLPTYGIAAKDVIKERDTPRFTPKVLPEKLTASWQQYMLKALLQDFQMSVVQVLETPYDERTAAQIPAVHYEFPNGYHQDFGPERFKLAESLFDHTMLGAGQLASTSVGMCDADVRLSLYGSVVVTGGNSLLPGFPERLNRDLQHRAPSNTRLKMISANGSVERRFGAWIGGSILASIGTFQQMWISSQEYDESGKSQVERKCP; encoded by the exons ATGAGTGCAAGTGGTATGCTGTACGGGGGCGATGAAATTGGAGCACTGGTGTTCGATCCCGGCCACCATTCGCTGCGCGTCGGATACGCCCAGGAGGACACTCCGAAAGCTGAGATCCCGGCTGTGGTAGGTGTCGGACCGGCGGATCCTGTGATGAACTCAGATTTGGAGACGAAAGCGGACAACAACATTGGTAGCAGTAAGTTGGACG CTAATAAGTACTATGTGGACACGACACTGGTTAACGTTGCCCGGCCGAATATGGAAATTCAATCGTACATGAAAGATGGAATGATTGAAAATTGGGACcttttcgaaaaagtgctTGATCATACGTACGCTAAG GTTGTCCAATCGGAGTCCGTCTACCATCCGGTCCTGTTTTCAGAGGCAGCATGGAATGTAAGAAACAACCGTGAACGGTTGACGGAGCTGATGTTTGAAAAGTACAACGTTCCTGCATTCTTTTTGGTAAAAAACGCTGTCCTGGCAGCGTTTGCTAACGGGCGTGCCACTGCGTTGGTGGTGGACAGTGGCGCCACGCATACCTCGGCCGTTCCGGTGCAT GAGGGATATGTTCTAAGCCAAGCAGTGGTCAAATCTCCTCTTGGTGGCGACTATCTTTCGCTTCAGTGTCGCCACTACCTCGAAGGCCAAAACATCGACCTGTTGCCAACTTACGGTATCGCAGCGAAGGATGTTATTAAGGAGCGCGACACACCGCGCTTCACACCGAAAGTATTGCCGGAAAAGCTGACCGCCTCGTGGCAGCAGTACATGCTGAAGGCGCTGCTGCAAGACTTTCAAATGTCGGTTGTACAGGTGCTAGAAACGCCCTACGATGAACGGACAGCTGCCCAGATACCGGCCGTGCACTACGAGTTCCCGAACGGTTACCACCAAGATTTTGGCCCCGAACGGTTCAAGTTAGCTGAGAGTCTGTTCGATCACACGATGCTGGGGGCGGGACAGCTCGCCTCCACAAGCGTCGGTATGTGTGATGCAGACGTTCGGCTTTCATTGTATGGTTCGGTGGTCGTTACGGGTGGTAACTCGCTGTTGCCCGGGTTTCCGGAGCGATTGAACCGCGATTTGCAACACCGTGCACCGTCCAATACGCGGTTGAAGATGATCTCTGCCAACGGATCAGTTGAGAGACGATTCGGAGCATGGATCGGTGGCTCTATTCTGGCCAGCATCGGCACATTCCAACAAATGTGGATCAGTTCGCAGGAATACGATGAATCCGGCAAGAGTCAAGTGGAGCGGAAATGTCCCTAA
- the LOC128271590 gene encoding LOW QUALITY PROTEIN: adenylate cyclase type 10-like (The sequence of the model RefSeq protein was modified relative to this genomic sequence to represent the inferred CDS: substituted 1 base at 1 genomic stop codon) codes for MLELMPLSKVDDGSARLKKAVDKELFISRCRNRLKGKKNLKRYFPERFSFLYQYLWNQMPPHIYENIIGKLNKSNQEFQSKVVSSMVPDEVLYNPDSYEPVQFMTAMMFLDVSGFTDLSELYSNPGNGGASKLSQVLNTYLGGVVQEILGHGGDIVKFSGDAILVLFKATSFVSLPDAVHRAIDTAIIIQIGYGRYETDVGVTLRIKIAISAGEVHFCLIGSDSFSHYIVVGQPVWKVKLAERTAEAGDIIVTYYAWSYIHENEYIWEPCADRTHLRIKGFTSYWRSTKRLNFAEIMADQDSAESLSLDDTIKIDSEMLAIRPRLMHVTTRFVCASLQKFLIKPVLNAVENNEPLELLTEMRQIVSVFLNIVFKPREMVELITEINSIFISICKIVDGYEGIVNKISLFDKDVMFLIIFGLRGLKHEMDSQIALHCAAEIQGTYSHHPSIISASIGVTTGIAYCGVVGHTVRREYSAIGVDVNKAARLMMAYPHKVTCDKSTFMMSKLDPAHFTLQDAIQLKGLHNVGPIYEFREFVEERELLKPTVYNYPLVDRDQFVELFQEMIDDAVALSQGGQSGQGVAPDFPAGQWVQNCLLIRGQAQMGKTRLVNEFFYIALRNKLISSLCFSLHLKDSKVPFSAASLCISRPLGFTDAITTITRQNRIKQYLRDHKVEEYLSLLNELVGTKFAETDSTRNLSYEETRLKRKELFEHLCQKTFQNLWVLIIDDAEFIDDDSFDLLEIMWRMPQIITVLAIGYQKRMSNHRVRIFDTPHVCQVKLPPIETLLHKAIACQFLNVNAIPLDLERLLHTMSSGNPGWINTFLLCLRQSGVLRVNRMGYCEAQQEGYVFCESSFLHRQSGPVCSSSSLRQSLSDWKLFESSYAEAESFVTPDKREELPALFNKIVDVACLAGQQIDVKSFYESENLEAFHLMLYDSLSAFEQLVCKCAAFLGRKFLRASLMHTMATESEWDVAIATKKLFDLQILSCAIGDFSGEEFRLAQTNVDSEKMRRGECACKALDIDRTCKDLPKYAVCGYSKFNSSTFHRTVYNLVTEEQKMQYHTNVLLFIEAETKKCNACGARPFRNLMTSEETFEVQSGCRSTLDSETYESLSSENRSRLSLHSSRCKSLLVNEIWCRMKVNAXFTDSYVLLRCLRQRRSVTRQVPVLSYGAYSFVACNCDMILYRVFSEIALHSKGAGLMEKCVEARIEWARICIKISNIPKAISILHETERLMVQIDTPKNIALVTYLKGRMYTLLGKAKYSLEQYERAGEIYYLAARTMGMRFPHNRTKIRLKTFWLLAKVKRQLHPATNERNPEARRGLFYCLIVSQIATCFNEMHKLLTKLCDWDGAALAAIWGLKHALQHRKRNATIVNAFANFFHTAYHTGLSERIAWMQERSLEIVAENRSHVDADYLDAVVRFYSAIFLCQTLKSKKTLSIEIGKVMLHINDKLQPHQSSEWQIIPILCELLLSHCRISETVHTLACLQRLTAHYQYRAGHIWYHALCLDILLDTSCCIESYRRCESFYFQNRDCFVAQQDHLASARLFANLWLWCVRYGAWVAADNWLSLLQDYFALTAHDSPINVHTAIRIVEGMVLTLVYHIETRNTVMIGRVRSNIEELLESIEQALRISRNHVAKYELMRIYYRQVVAPRKATVRRQLTDAAKRASQQQNDHLCYEHIQHTIKFWHRELPVALEAFWLDHAAGSDRNYNDHANHRQSFAAQGGSSSSGEQLYDYASCILNHERIYPYSMPLPRARFR; via the exons ATGTTGGAATTAA TGCCACTATCGAAAGTCGATGATGGATCAGCCCGTTTGAAAAAAGCTGTGGACAAAGAGCTGTTTATCTCGCGATGTCGAAATCGTTTGAAAGGG AAAAAGAACCTCAAGCGATACTTTCCCGAGAGATTTAGTTTCCTTTACCAGTACCTTTGGAATCAAATGCCACCCCATATTTATGAAAACATTATTGGAAAACTTAACAAATCTAACCAAGAATTTCAATCTAAAGTCGTCAGCTCAATGGTGCCAGATGAGGTCCTCTACAATCCGGACAGTTACGAACCAGTCCAGTTTATGACCGCGATGATGTTCCTTGATGTTTCGG GATTCACGGATTTGTCTGAATTGTACAGCAATCCCGGAAATGGAGGCGCTTCTAAGCTGTCACAAGTGCTCAATACCTATCTCGGCGGTGTAGTGCAAGAGATTCTCGGCCACGGCGGGGACATTGTAAAATTTTCTGGCGATGCCATACTGGTGCTGTTCAAAGCCACTTCTTTCGTGTCACTACCGGACGCCGTCCATCGGGCAATTGACACAGCAATCATTATCCAGATTGGTTATGGCCGCTATGAAACAGATGTTGGAGTTACGTTGCGCATCAAGATAGCGATTTCTGCTGGAGAAGTTCACTTTTGTCTGATCGGCAGTGATTCTTTTTCTCACTACATTGTCGTCGGTCAGCCGGTGTGGAAAGTGAAGCTGGCGGAAAGAACTGCGGAAGCCGGAGATATCATTGTGACGTATTATG CTTGGAGCTACATTCATGAAAACGAATACATTTGGGAACCGTGTGCCGACAGAACGCATTTGAGAATCAAAGGTTTTACTAGCTACTGGCGTTCGACGAAGAGACTAAATTTTGCGGAAATTATGGCGGACCAAGATAGTGCAGAATCCTTATCGCTGGACGATACGATCAAAATTGACAGTGAAATGCTAGCCA TTCGTCCACGTTTGATGCACGTGACCactcggtttgtttgtgcatCGCTCCAAAAGTTTTTGATCAAGCCTGTACTAAACGCCGTTGAAAACAACGAACCACTAGAGCTACTGACCGAAATGCGTCAAATTGTTAGTGTGTTCCTAAACATAGTGTTCAAACCCAGAGAAATGGTTGAGTTGATAACCGAAATTAACAGTATATTTATCTCCATTTGCAA AATCGTCGACGGTTACGAAGGCATAGTGAATAAAATTTCGCTGTTCGACAAAGATGTAATGTTTCTAATAATTTTCGGCCTTCGAGGACTGAAACATGAAATGGACAGCCAAATTGCACTACACTGTGCAGCGGAGATTCAGGGGACATACTCGCACCATCCTTCGATCATTTCCGCCTCGATCGGTGTTACTACCGGCATTGCGTACTGTGGTGTGGTAGGCCACACAGTTCGTCGGGAATACTCGGCGATCGGAGTTGACGTGAATAAGGCGGCCCGTTTGATGATGGCCTATCCGCACAAGGTGACCTGCGACAAGAGCACTTTCATGATGAGCAAACTGGATCCGGCCCACTTCACGCTGCAGGACGCAATTCAGCTGAAAGGATTGCACAATGTTGGACCGATTTACGAATTTCGCGAATTTGTTGA GGAAAGAGAGCTGCTGAAACCGACGGTGTACAACTACCCGCTTGTAGATAGAGATCAATTTGTAGAGTTGTTTCAGGAAATGATTGACGACGCCGTTGCCCTTTCGCAAGGAGGCCAATCGGGCCAAGGAGTAGCGCCTGATTTCCCCGCCGGACAATGGGTTCAGAATTGTTTGCTGATACGCGGCCAGGCGCAGATGGGAAAAACTCGTTTGGTGAACGAATTCTTTTACATTGCTTTACGAAACAAGCTCATTAGTTCGCTATGTTTTTCATTGCACTTAAAGGACTCAAAG GTGCCATTTTCAGCCGCCAGTTTATGCATATCGCGTCCACTTGGATTCACGGATGCAATAACGACGATCACCAGACAAAACCGTATCAAGCAGTACTTACGCGACCACAAGGTAGAAGAATATTTATCGTTGCTGAATGAGCTCGTAGGTACCAAATTTGCAGAAACCGATTCCACGCGAAACCTTAGCTACGAAGAGACAAGACTGAAGAGGAAAGAGCTGTTCGAACATCTCTGTCAAAAG ACGTTTCAGAACCTGTGGGTGCTCATAATAGACGATGCCGAATTTATTGACGACGATTCGTTCGATTTGCTGGAAATCATGTGGCGAATGCCGCAAATCATTACGGTTCTAGCGATAGGCTACCAGAAACGGATGAGCAATCATCGTGTGCGAATCTTCGACACCCCACACGTCTGTCAAGTTAAGCTTCCCCCGATCGAGACGCTGCTGCATAAAGCGATTGCTTGTCAATTTCTGAATGTTAATGCAATCCCACTGGATCTTGAACG ACTTCTTCATACCATGAGCAGTGGTAATCCTGGGTGGATCAATACTTTTCTACTATGCCTACGGCAGAGCGGAGTTCTGCGTGTCAACCGCATGGGTTACTGTGAGGCCCAGCAGGAAGGCTACGTTTTCTGTGAATCTTCCTTCTTACACAGGCAATCTGGCCCAGTGTGTTCCAGTTCCTCGCTACGTCAAAGTCTGTCGGACTGGAAACTGTTCGAATCTTCGTACGCCGAAGCCGAATCATTCGTGACCCCAGACAAGCGAGAAGAGCTACCAGCGCTGTTTAACAAAATCGTAGATGTGGCTTGTCTAGCCGGGCAGCAGATCGACGTCAAAAGTTTCTACGAATCCGAGAACCTGGAAGCTTTCCATCTGATGCTGTACGACTCACTATCCGCCTTCGAGCAGCTCGTATGCAAATGTGCCGCTTTTTTGGGCCGAAAGTTTTTGCGTGCTTCACTCATGcacacgatggccaccgagagTGAGTGGGATGTAGCCATCG CGACGAAAAAACTGTTTGACCTTCAAATACTTTCGTGTGCGATAGGAGACTTTAGCGGAGAAGAATTCCGTCTGGCGCAGACCAATGTTGATAGCGAGAAAATGCGCCGCGGGGAGTGTGCCTGTAAGGCACTGGACATCGATC GAACATGCAAGGACCTACCGAAATATGCCGTCTGTGGTTATTCCAAGTTCAATTCCAGCACGTTCCATCGTACGGTGTACAACTTAGTGACGGAGGAGCAAAAGATGCAGTACCACACGAATGTGCTGCTATTTATTGAAGCTGAAACGaaaaa ATGTAACGCGTGTGGTGCCCGACCGTTTAGAAATTTGATGACGAGCGAGGAGACATTCGAGGTGCAGAGCGGATGTCGAAGTACGCTGGACAGCGAGACCTACGAGTCCTTGTCGAGTGAAAATAGAAGC CGCCTTTCGTTACACTCCTCCCGCTGTAAGTCTCTTCTGGTAAACGAAATCTGGTGCAGAATGAAAGTCAATGCATAATTTACAGATTCTTATGTGTTGTTGAGGTGTCTCAGACAACGTCGGAGCGTTACCAGGCAGGTGCCGGTCCTCAGTTACGGTGCGTACAGCTTTGTTGCGTGTAACTGCGACATGATTCTTTACCGCGTGTTTAGCGAAATAGCCCTGCATAGCAAAGGCGCTGGACTGATGGAGAAATGCGTCGAGGCCAGGATAGAATGGGCCCGTATATGTATCAAAATTTCCAACATTCCAAAGGCCATCTCTATACTGCACGAAACAGAGCGACTGATGGTG CAAATCGACACACCGAAAAACATTGCCCTAGTGACATACCTGAAAGGCCGAATGTACACACTGCTaggaaaagcaaaatattctCTCGAGCAGTACGAACGTGCCGGCGAGATATATTACCTTGCGGCACGAACGATGGGCATGCGATTCCCCCACAACCG CACCAAGATACGCCTCAAAACCTTTTGGCTGCTGGCGAAGGTAAAACGACAACTACACCCGGCCACTAACGAGAGGAACCCAGAAGCGAGAAGAGGTCTGTTCTATTGCCTGATCGTGTCGCAAATCGCTACCTGTTTCAACGAGATGCACAAATTGCTAACGAAGCTCTGCGATTGGGATGGAGCAGCATTGGCCGCTATCTGGGGCCTGAAACATGCACTGCAACATCGAAAGCGTAACGCCACTATAGTGAATGCGTTTGCCAACTTCTTTCACACCG CGTACCATACTGGGCTTTCCGAGCGTATCGCTTGGATGCAGGAACGCTCGTTGGAAATCGTGGCCGAAAACCGGTCGCACGTTGACGCCGACTACCTGGACGCTGTGGTGCGCTTCTATTCGGCTATCTTTCTGTGCCA AACgttgaaatcgaaaaaaacgcTCTCGATCGAAATCGGAAAGGTGATGCTGCACATCAACGACAAGCTGCAGCCCCATCAGTCCAGCGAGTGGCAAATCATTCCCATTCTGTGCGAGCTACTACTGTCCCACTGTCGAATCTCCGAGACCGTGCACACACTCGCCTGCCTGCAGCGGCTTACCGCGCACTATCAGTACCGCGCCGGGCACATCTGGTACCATGCGCTCTGCCTCGATATCCTGCTCGACACGAGCTGCTGCATCGAGTCGTACCGGCGGTGCGAAAGCTTCTACTTTCAGAACCGTGATTGCTTCGTCGCCCAACAGGACCACCTGGCCAGCGCTCGACTGTTTGCGAATCTGTGGCTCTGGTGCGTCCGCTACGGTGCCTGGGTGGCGGCCGATAACTGGCTTTCGTTGCTGCAGGACTACTTCGCGCTCACAGCCCACGATTCCCCCATCAACGTGCACACGGCCATCCGCATCGTCGAGGGCATGGTGCTGACATTGGTCTACCACATCGAAACCCGCAACACGGTGATGATTGGGCGCGTGCGCAGCAACATCGAGGAGCTGCTAGAGAGCATCGAGCAGGCACTCCGGATCAGCCGGAACCATGTGGCTAAGTACGAGCTGATGCGCATCTACTACCGCCAGGTAGTGGCCCCGCGCAAGGCGACCGTGCGTAGACAGCTGACGGATGCCGCGAAGCgtgccagccagcagcagaacgaCCATCTCTGCTACGAACACATCCAGCACACGATCAAG TTTTGGCACCGCGAGCTACCGGTGGCCCTGGAGGCGTTCTGGTTGGATCACGCTGCCGGAAGTGATCGAAACTATAACGATCATGCCAACCACCGGCAAAGTTTCGCCGCCCagggcggcagcagcagcagcggcgagcAGCTGTACGATTATGCCAGCTGTATATTGAATCACGAAAGAATCTATCCTTATTCAATGCCATTGCCAAGAGCTCGGTTCCGCTGA
- the LOC128271592 gene encoding juvenile hormone epoxide hydrolase 1-like — MGLVFRGVLVAGAVFLSFAYRAYQQLSITPRVPNNIEFFEYWGPPGGDPYGDGLTVEPFNISYPSAVIERLRSKLKDVPELTPPLEDTAFEYGFNSERLQAIVQYWRTDYLDRWSERETYLNKFQHYKTKIQGLDIHFIRAKSNEVKNPKRIVPLLMLHGWPGSVREFYDIIPMLAELTDDKQYVFDVIVPSLPGYGWSQGATRPGMSASKVAVVMKNLMARLGYRRFYVQGGDWGAIIGNLMAILFEDDILGFHSNMCSGSASPLTIGKLILSSLVPSYFVEQQSFGHFYAYWDRIPELIRECGHMHLQATKPDTVGVALEDNPIGLLVYILEKFSTWTNLANRSLKDGGLEKYFSLDALLDNVMIYYLTNSITTSQRLYAETFNLAELSKQYINIPTKSPAACAKFRHELFHYPDWILKEHFTNLLQSNHYDDGGHFAAMQLPDVLYKDIVQFVNRLYVR; from the exons ATGGGTTTGGTGTTTCGTGGCGTGCTCGTTGCCGGTGCGGTTTTTCTATCGTTTGCGTATCGCGCATATCAACAGCTTTCCATAACGCCACGTGTACCGAATAATATTGAATTTTTCGAATACTGGGGACCACCTGGTGGTGACCCGTACGGTGATGGTTTAACCGTTGAACCGTTTAATATTTCCTATCCATCCGCTGTGATCGAACGTCTCAGATCAAAGTTAAAAGATGTGCCGGAACTAACGCCACCACTGGAGGATACGGCTTTCGAGTATGGGTTCAATAGCGAAAGACTGCAGGCGATCGTGCAGTACTGGAGGACGGATTATTTGGACCGATGGAGCGAGCGGGAGACATATTTGAATAAGTTTCAGCACTACAAAACCAAAATCCAAGGACTCGACATTCACTTCATACGCGCCAAATCGAACGAGGTAAAAAATCCGAAACGGATCGTTCCTCTCCTAATGTTGCACGGATGGCCCGGATCGGTTCGCGAGTTTTACGACATCATCCCTATGTTGGCCGAACTTACTGACGATAAGCAGTATGTGTTCGACGTAATTGTGCCCAGCTTACCCGGGTACGGTTGGTCACAGGGAGCAACAAGGCCCGGGATGAGTGCATCTAAAGTAGCAGTTGTGATGAAAAACCTGATGGCCCGCTTGGGTTACCGGCGGTTTTACGTGCAAGGTGGTGACTGGGGTGCAATCATTGGAAATTTGATGGCCATTTTGTTCGAGGACGACATTTTGG GTTTTCATTCCAACATGTGCAGTGGCAGCGCCAGTCCCTTGACTATTGGGAAGCTTATTCTTTCGAGCTTAGTGCCATCGTACTTTGTCGAACAACAGTCATTCGGTCATTTCTATGCGTACTGGGACAGGATTCCGGAACTGATCCGAGAGTGCGGACATATGCATCTTCAAGCTACGAAACCAGACACGGTAGGAGTCGCCTTGGAGGACAACCCGATTGGACTGTTAGTGTACATCTTGGAGAAATTCTCAACTTGGACCAACCTAGCGAACCGCAGCCTAAAAGACGGCGGTTTGGAGAAGTATTTCTCGCTGGATGCCTTGTTGGACAATGTGATGATATACTATCTTACGAATTCGATAACCACGTCGCAGCGATTGTACGCAGAAACATTCAATTTGGCTGAGCTCTCAAAACAGTACATAAACATTCCCACCAAGAGTCCGGCGGCGTGTGCCAAGTTTCGACATGAGCTCTTCCATTATCCGGACTGGATACTGAAAGAGCACTTTACCAATCTACTACAGAGTAACCATTACGATGATGGTGGACACTTTGCAGCCATGCAGTTGCCAGATGTTTTGTACAAAGATATTGTGCAGTTCGTAAACCGTTTGTATGTTAGATGA